In Ostrea edulis chromosome 10, xbOstEdul1.1, whole genome shotgun sequence, one genomic interval encodes:
- the LOC125665518 gene encoding transmembrane protein 177-like yields the protein MSRWSKFLLEWNKVIVGSILTAGSLAELFCFCSPETLFLKQYKYLMTYKEMEEPYPLTSKVDQAKYEVFEDLIRKQRLTQKQLEKIDIVINGDMNNPFHKGNLHSRFGTFIGLPIAFTFNTPEEVPMDNYRIGQTLTIEDGTQEGAVLKKSIILGKNAVKYALLHECLLTDSYYMQIKFGLIVTCISGCATFMYTSATKMKFRSGFRMLATIVPGCLVYGLVLLQFWCLYKRWKDAKVDEEVAEFGQDYVLGGLEYYSQMVRRNKALYYIMKDNTKDFFTSSGNEKERLLWNDRVPVTAKRDFFKEKMADMNET from the exons ATGAGTCGG TGGAGTAAATTCCTCCTGGAATGGAACAAGGTTATTGTTGGGTCTATTTTGACTGCCGGCTCCCTTGCAGAACTCTTCTGTTTCTGCTCGCCAGAGACACTGTTTCTGAAGCAGTACAAATACTTGATGACATACAAGGAAATGGAAGAGCCTTATCCACTTACCTCAAAAGTGGATCAGGCTAAATATGAG gTATTCGAAGACTTGATTCGCAAACAAAGGCTGACACAGAAGCAGCTGGAGAAAATAGACATAGTTATCAATGGGGACATGAACAACCCATTTCACAAAGGAAATCTGCACTCCAGATTTGGAACTTTCATTGGCCTACCAATTGCATTCACATTCAACACTCCAGAGGAGGTCCCCATGGACAACTATCGGATCGGACAAACTCTTACCATTGAAGATGGAACCCAAGAAGGCGCTGTCTTAAAAAAATCCATTATTCTGGGAAAAAATGCCGTGAAATATGCTTTGCTTCATGAATGTTTGTTAACGGATAGTTACTACATGCAAATCAAATTTGGTTTAATTGTCACATGTATTAGTGGCTGTGCAACCTTTATGTACACTAGtgcaacaaaaatgaaatttcgaTCCGGATTTCGGATGTTGGCAACAATAGTACCAGGTTGTCTAGTCTATGGTTTAGTGCTTCTACAATTTTGGTGTTTGTACAAACGATGGAAGGATGCCAAAGTGGATGAAGAGGTAGCCGAGTTTGGTCAGGATTATGTTCTCGGAGGTTTAGAATATTACTCGCAGATGGTACGACGAAACAAGGCATTGTATTACATTATGAAAGACAACACAAAAGATTTTTTCACCTCATCAGGGAATGAGAAGGAACGGTTGCTGTGGAATGACCGTGTTCCCGTTACAGCCAAAAGGGACTTCTTCAAAGAGAAAATGGCTGACATGAATGAAACTTAG
- the LOC125665275 gene encoding uncharacterized protein LOC125665275, whose amino-acid sequence MLEKADVVPVPKVTPVCNPMKDLRPISLTSVLAKLLEKHPVQHLRESCPNVDPSQLGATRGSSTTHALLKILQPIYKALNDSNNFARLLSIDFSKAFDHIYHEKDWVKINGGVPQGTLRDPELFMHMVADLQTEVHNVKFVDDTTFIEILRKDAHSKMTSTVKSTLEWSSENQLGINTFKTKEMIISFEREPDIDKLNMNGTEIERVSVTKLLGVVISENLKWGLHVKYI is encoded by the exons ATGTTGGAAAAGGCTGATGTTGTCCCAGTACCAAAAGTAACTCCCGTATGTAATCCAATGAAAGACTTAAGGCCAATCTCACTGACATCTGTTTTGGCTAAACTTTTGGAAAAGCACCCAGTTCAACATCTGAGAGAGTCCTGTCCGAATGTGGATCCTAGTCAATTAGGTGCAACAAGGGGCAGTTCAACAACTCACGCTCTCCTAAAAATACTTCAACCAATTTATAAGGCTTTGAATGACAGCAACAATTTTGCCAGACTTTTGTCAATTGACTTCAGTAAAGCATTCGACCACATATACCATGAAAAGG ACTGGGTAAAAATTAATGGTGGTGTTCCACAGGGAACTTTAAGGGACCCAGAGCTGTTTATGCACATGGTAGCAGATCTCCAAACTGAAGTTCACAATGTCAAGTTTGTAGATGATACAACCTTCATCGAAATCCTACGAAAAGATGCTCACTCAAAGATGACATCTACTGTTAAATCTACCTTGGAGTGGTCTTCTGAAAACCAGCTTGGTATAAATACcttcaaaacaaaagaaatgattatttcatttgaaagagAACCAGATATTGATAAACTGAACATGAATGGTACAGAAATAGAGCGTGTGTCAGTGACTAAACTACTTGGAGTTGTAATAAGTGAAAATCTGAAATGGGGACTACATGTGAAATACATATAA